Within the Polaribacter pectinis genome, the region ATTTATTATTAGAAAAACATTTTAAAGTTGTTGGGAAAGCTACAGATGGGCAAGAGGCGCTTAATTTTATTCTAAAAAATAAACCAGACATAGCCATTTTAGATGTAGAAATGCCTTTAAAAACTGGTATAGAAATAGCTAAATACTGTAAAAAACTTAAGCTTAAAACTAAAATTATTCTTATTACGCTTCATAAAGAAATCGATTTGTATTTAATGGCAAAAAAGATTGGTGTATTTGGTTACATTTTAAAAGAGTTTGCGTTAGATGAAATTGAAGTTTGTATTGAATCTGTAACAAATGATATTCCATATTTTAGTAAAGAACTTAAAAAACATATTGGTTTTACTGAAGAATCTGATACTGTTTTAAAAGATTTATCTCTTTCCGAAAAAAGAATTTTAAAATTAATTTCGCAACATAAGACTAATAAAGAAATAGGTCATTTACTATTTATTTCTCCAAGAACTGTAGAAAAACATAGAAGTAGAATTATATTAAAATTAGACTTATCTCATGAAACTGGTTCTTTGTTAACATGGGTTTTAAAAAACAAACATCTGTTTAAATAGGGTATAGATACCTATTATCCTATAAAAGCTTTAGGCTAAATTTGGGTTATTAACCCAACTTTTGAAATTATGTTACTATTAAAATTTATTTCAAAAAAAATTGAAAACACAAAAGAAAAATTAGATTATTACAGACAAATTAGAAGAGCCAATAGCAGGCATTCTAGAAAACATTATTTGGAGAGAAGTAGAAAACGTTATAAGAGTTCCACAACTTAAATAATAACTGCAATTTTAAATTTAAAAAACTATTTTTTATTAAACCTTGATATATCTGTTTCAAGGTTTAATTTTTCTTCATTTTCTAGATGATTAAAAAGCTCTTTGGCTACAGTTGGCCCAATCATAACTCCACGTGTTCCTAGACCGTTTAAAACTGTTAATTGCTTGTATTTAGGATGAACTCCAACTAACGGTCTTCTACCAGAAACTGTTGGTCTAATTCCTGCTGTTTGTTCCACAATTTTGTAGGGTACATTTATTACTTTTTTTAATTTTTCTACCAACTCTTCTTTTCCTTCTTCTGACGGATTAGAAGTTTTGTCTGTCCAATTAAAAGTGGCTCCTACTTTGTATAAATTGTCACCCAAAGGCAATACAAAAAGTGTCGATTTCAATAAGAAATCAATTTTTAATTCTGGTGCAAAAATAGTTATCAGTTCCCCTTTTACTTCATTAAGTGGTAGGTAATTAAAATAAGGATTATCTTTAATTCCGAAACCTTCGCAAAAAACAATTCTTGTTGCTTCTATACTTTTATATTTTACAGAACTTTCTTTGAATTCTATTTGTTGATGTTCGAAGTTTTCGAACCTAATTTTATTTTCTTTTTTTAAGTATTCTCTATAACTTTCTACTAACTTCTTTGTATCAATTCTTCCTGCTTCTTTTACATTTCCGAAACTAAAATCTGCAATAACTCCAGGATAATTTTGGTTGTCTAGTTTTGGATCTAAATAGTCTGTTAGTTTGGGTTTATCTAAAGCTTCAAACCAAATGTTTTGATCTTCAATAGACTTAAAAGCTTTTTTAATAACAAACTTCTCATCTATATTTATATTGAGTTTTTCTTCTATTCTATTATAAAAAGGGAGCGCTATTGCTAATTGTTCTTTAGCATTCCAAACGGGTGTAAATCTTTTTAATATAACAGGGTTATAGACTCCACCAGCTACTAAAGATGATGTTTGAGAATCGTCTTCGAAAACTATAAAGGTTTTATTATTTGCCATTAGTTCTTCTGCAAATGCTAAACCTGCTAATCCTAAACCAACAATAATGTAATCTACTTTCATAATTTAAAATACTTTTAAGATTTTTGTTTTGCCTATAGTTTGCAAACTAGTTTAGCCCTGATTGTAGCATTTGTTTGAGCTCTTTTTGAGGTACGAAAAAAAGCGAGTGCGAAAAGCAGGAAATAGCTTCAAACAAAAAACGCTTGCTTGCGCAAACGTTTTTATATAAGTTTTATGATGGAATTAATAGTTCCACATATCCATTTCTCTGTTTCTAATGTTTTCTTTAATCTTATTTGCTTCTAATAATTGAAATAAAGAATTTCCACGAACATAATCTGATATGGCTCTATTACCATAAATATTTTCTTCCCTAACAATTACAGAACTAAATCTTCTTGCATTTAATAAATGGTCGAAAGAAATTGGTTGTGAAGCATTTTTTGGATTGAATACTTTTGCGTCATGTAAAACATCTCTTGCTGATGGAAAAAACACCCAAAATAATTCATATAAATTATCATCCTCAACATTTTCTACTCCTAAAGACTGTACGTCTTTACCCATTGGTGCTAATGCTAACAATCTGTATTTTAATTCTCCTTGACGCTTATCGAAATACCACATACCTTTAATCATGTAACCTTCTACATCTTGTGTCTGAATTCTAAAAGTATCTGAATATCCACTTTCTTCTCTAACGTTTATTAAACGTGTATCGATTTCATCTTGTGTAATTTTAGATGTAAAGAAAGAGTCTGAATACGCTTCTTTTATTTTACCTTGTTTGATTCCTTTAATTAAAGTATCGAACAAAGATCTTCTGTCTGTAGAGATATTTGTAGTATCGATAGGAAAGTAATATGGTAAATTTATTTTCTGATTTAAATCTACAAATTCCCAAACAACTTTAGACCATAAAACGTCTCTGTCATCTACATAACCATATGGTAATGGGCCATCGTTATCTGCGGCTAATTGTTGCTCGTTTTTTTGCCCTATTTGATCAACTGTTTTTGAATTCAATAAATTTGCTTGTGCATTTATTGAACCACTTATCATTAAAGCGAAAAATAATATTAAACAATTTTTAAACATATTTTATTTTTTTACTTCTAGTTTGTTAACTCAATCGCAACAGGTAAAACTTTTTTAAGTTTTGTCCCATTAGCAGTAGCTTCAATACCATATATATTAATGATATCTCCTCTTCTAGCTTTCGATAATGCTTTTTTAGCAGCAGCATTTAATCTGCTTCCATTTACTATAATAGTTAATTGCCCAGGAACTTTAACTTTAAAACTAGTTACATTAATTTTTAAATCAAATTCAAAATCTGGAAGACCTGCAGCAATAGGTGCATTAGACAAACCTGATTTAGGCATTCTAACTGTACCAAATTGGTTACGAACAGATCCCATAGCAGCAGGAATATCTTTAATTCTAAAAGTTGCTTTAGAATTAACAGTTTTACCACTACTTAACTTTGCACTTACATTAATAGTTGCAATGTTTCCTGCACTTGGTCTTAAACTATATTTACCTCTACTTCCTGTTAATCTTCCTCCAGAAGCAGAAACATTTAAGTTATTATCTCCAACACCAGGTAAAGAAACAGAAATAGGGTTATCTAAACCTCTATAAACAACATTCATTTTATCTGCAGAAACAACTGCATTACTTGGTTCTGGAATAACAGAATAAGAACTCTCAAAAGGAACTTCTACAATCTCTCCATTTTGAGTAAATGCTATTTTACCTTTAATATCATGATTACCAACATTACCTGCAGGCATATCTATAATTACTTGTCCTGATTGTATGTTTTTATAATCTCTACCATTTAGAGTTACATTATCTGGAATCATAGTAGCGTCATAACGACCTAAAACTATTTTTCCTGTAACTTTTTCTCCTGCAAAATAGGCGTTCTTATCTAACGCTACAATTCCTTTATAATTGTTAAGAGATAAAGATTCTTCTAATTTACCACCTAATAAATCTGCAACAATATCTGCTTCTGTATTTTTAATATCAGCTTGCATTTGTGTTAAATTAGTTAAAGAAGCTACTAAAGGGAAACCTTTGTACCTATAATCTAACCAATTAATTGTCTTACCATCTCTATTAACTTCGTCTTCTGTATTAAACCTTTCTTTGATAATTGGTGCAAATTTAGAATCTGCTCCTAATACCGAAATTACATTTGTTCTGTAACCATTAATATTATCTAAAAACTCTTGACCTTCAGCAGTAATGCCATCACCTTTAAAGAAGTACTCATCTAAAAAAGCAGTCTTATCCATTGCTTCATAGTCAGTTTTATCTTCAATATCTGCAGTCATTTTAGATTTTAAATCAGCTAAATAAGCATAAAAATCTGATGAATATGCTTTTATCTTATCAGCTTGAACTTTTAAAGGTCCAAATTTTGCTGCTTGTTCTGAAGCTTTCGTTGCTAAATTAGCATATGCTTCATTATTTTTTTCTGTAGTAGATATATTATTCTCTACTAGTTTTTCGTTCATAAAACCAAAAGCAGATAACACTTCTTTACTCATATTCATTGCTAACATTGCAATAAAAACAAGGTACATTAAGTTTATCATCTTCTGTCTTGCGGACATTTTTCCTCCAGCCATTCTAATTAGTTTTTTAAGTTAGTAATCATTTTAATTGAACTAATTATTATTTAGACATTGCAGAAAGCATACCACCATAAACTCCGTTTAAAGAAGATAAGTTTTTTGCTAAAGACTCCATTTGTTCTTTTAGTTTTTCTGTATTTTCTACAACAGCACCATTTAATTCTGATTGCTTTGTTGTGTTTTCTACTTGAACTTTATATAAATTGTTTAATGTTTCCATTTGAACAGCTGCCATTGACACTTGTTCATTGTATTTATTAGTTGAAGAAATAGATTCTGATGCAGCAGATAATCCTTCTGCAGCTCCCTGAAAGTTTTTCATGCTATTTCCTAAACTAGCCATTAAAGAAGCATCTATATTTGCCTCTTGTAATAAATTATCTAATTTTTGAGACAATAAACCTTGAGCTCCAGCCTCTTCTCTTTCAGACTCAATACCATCTGCTCCTAATTCTGGATATACTTTAGACCAATCTAAATCATCTTCTGGTGTATCAAAAGCAGAAATAGCAAATACTAAGGCTTCAGTAACTAAACCAATTGTTAACATTATACCTCCTGTTAATGGACCAATAGAAAAGTGTTGAATTTTAAATAAAGCTCCTATGATTACAACGGCTGCTCCCATTCCATATACGAAGTTCATTGTTTTTTTGTAAGATCTTGACTGTGCCATAATATTATTTCTTTGATTAATTTTTTGTTAATTATTTGTTTGTTGTACCAATGTAGTTTTGTACGGTTCTAAAACCAATGTAACTTCTTGCTGTATCTGCGTATTCATAATCTCTAGAACCTACTTCTAAAAAGTATGCAACATCTTTCCAAGAACCTCCACGTATAATTTTTCTTTTATTTTTTCTATCTTCTACATTTGGGTTCATTGTTGAAGCCATATAGTAAGATGATAAGTTGTAAGCTGTATTTGTCCATTCTGAAACATTACCAGCCATGTTATACAATCCGTAGTCGTTTGCATTAAAAGATTTAGCTTCCATAGTATATAAAGCGCCATCTACTGCGTAATTTCCTCTTACTGGTTTAAAGTTTGCTAAAAAACATCCTCTATCACTAGTTGTACTTCCTGTTCCCCAAGGATATGTTGCAAATTCTAAACCACCTCTGGCTGCATACTCCCATTCTGCTTCTGTTGGCAATCTAAAATCCGGAACTGAAGTTGCGTTTTTTCTTCCTTTTAAATAATCATTTTTCTTTTTTGTTCTCCAGTTACAAAAAGCATTTGCTTGTCCCCAAGTAACACCAACTACAGGATAATCTCCATAAGATTGATGATAAAAATAATCTTGGTGCATTGGATCATTATAAGAATAATTAAAATCTTTTACCCAAGCAGTAGTATCTGGATAAATATTTAATACTTCCGTTTCTACAAAATCTTTTCTATTACCACCTTTTCTGGCTGCATTGTCTCTGTCGAACCAAGAATATCTGTATTTTAAGAATTTTGTATTAAAAGTTCTAACACCATCTACGGCTTCTTCTCTTGGAATAAAAAGTGAATCCATTACTTCTACATAATCGACATCTGGGAAATCTTCTTTTTTCCAGATAATTTCATTTTCCCAATTTAATGGTTTTATAGAATCGATTCCATCTCCTAAACTCCAATAGTTGTCGTACATGTATTTTTGATATGCATTTGCGTCTGTCGTATCAGCTACTGCAAAGGCGTATTCGTGAATTCCGCCAGACAAACCTGCTCCTGTAGGATCTGGAGTTGCACCCATAGCAACAAATTCTTGTTGGTATCCTAATCTTGTTCTTACAACTGAATCTCTAACCCAAAAAACAAATTCTTTGTATTCGTTATTTGTAATTTCAGTTTCGTCCATATAATATGGTCTAACTGTAACTGTTTTTGTAGGAGCATTCATTGTACCAATGATGTCTTGATCTTGTTTTCCCATGGTAAAAGAACCTCCAGGAATTAAAGCCATACCAAATGGTTTTTCTGAAAACCACTTTTTCTTGGCCTTTATACCCACTAATTCTCCTCTATCATTAGAGCCACAACTGTAAAAAACGGTTATTAAAAGTGCAAATATTGCTGCTTTCTTCATATGCTAAAATATCTTTACTAAAAAGTTCGTAAACCTATTATTTTTTTTGCTAAAAAACAATTACAAATTGCATTTTAACTTTCTCTTTTTTATTTTCTTTCAATTATACTAACTTTCTCATTGCTTTATACCACTTTTCTGGTATTATTTGCTTTGTTGCGTCTGTATAATCTTTATATGTACATGGTATTAACGCATGTCTTTTGTATTTATTATTTGATAAAATATTTATTTCTATCCACCATCTTCCAGATTTGTTACTTTTATAAAAAGTTATTGGATCATCATCTTCTAATAAAACTGTAAATTTCTGGTAATTTTCTTTACCGGAAAACGGATAATCTTTCACCCTAAAGTTGACACCTTCAATAAAGTACCAAATCATCTGTGCAATTAAATGAGCCGTTTGATGATTGTTATCATGTCTTGAATTGTACTCGTAAATACCAAAAGATGAAACTTTATCACTTATTCCTGCATATCTAGAAATTGCACAAATTTCTTCGCCATAAAAACCATTTGGGGAAGCATTGTTGTTTGCAGGAGCTTCACTTTGCCTAACTGCACCAATATCTATAGACACAATATCTGAATTTCTGAATGCCGGTTCTATATTTTCTAATTCTTTAGCTTTACCTAATCTATGTGCATCAAAAAACAAACTATCTAACAA harbors:
- the gldN gene encoding gliding motility protein GldN, producing MFKNCLILFFALMISGSINAQANLLNSKTVDQIGQKNEQQLAADNDGPLPYGYVDDRDVLWSKVVWEFVDLNQKINLPYYFPIDTTNISTDRRSLFDTLIKGIKQGKIKEAYSDSFFTSKITQDEIDTRLINVREESGYSDTFRIQTQDVEGYMIKGMWYFDKRQGELKYRLLALAPMGKDVQSLGVENVEDDNLYELFWVFFPSARDVLHDAKVFNPKNASQPISFDHLLNARRFSSVIVREENIYGNRAISDYVRGNSLFQLLEANKIKENIRNREMDMWNY
- a CDS encoding NAD(P)/FAD-dependent oxidoreductase is translated as MKVDYIIVGLGLAGLAFAEELMANNKTFIVFEDDSQTSSLVAGGVYNPVILKRFTPVWNAKEQLAIALPFYNRIEEKLNINIDEKFVIKKAFKSIEDQNIWFEALDKPKLTDYLDPKLDNQNYPGVIADFSFGNVKEAGRIDTKKLVESYREYLKKENKIRFENFEHQQIEFKESSVKYKSIEATRIVFCEGFGIKDNPYFNYLPLNEVKGELITIFAPELKIDFLLKSTLFVLPLGDNLYKVGATFNWTDKTSNPSEEGKEELVEKLKKVINVPYKIVEQTAGIRPTVSGRRPLVGVHPKYKQLTVLNGLGTRGVMIGPTVAKELFNHLENEEKLNLETDISRFNKK
- the gldM gene encoding gliding motility protein GldM, yielding MAGGKMSARQKMINLMYLVFIAMLAMNMSKEVLSAFGFMNEKLVENNISTTEKNNEAYANLATKASEQAAKFGPLKVQADKIKAYSSDFYAYLADLKSKMTADIEDKTDYEAMDKTAFLDEYFFKGDGITAEGQEFLDNINGYRTNVISVLGADSKFAPIIKERFNTEDEVNRDGKTINWLDYRYKGFPLVASLTNLTQMQADIKNTEADIVADLLGGKLEESLSLNNYKGIVALDKNAYFAGEKVTGKIVLGRYDATMIPDNVTLNGRDYKNIQSGQVIIDMPAGNVGNHDIKGKIAFTQNGEIVEVPFESSYSVIPEPSNAVVSADKMNVVYRGLDNPISVSLPGVGDNNLNVSASGGRLTGSRGKYSLRPSAGNIATINVSAKLSSGKTVNSKATFRIKDIPAAMGSVRNQFGTVRMPKSGLSNAPIAAGLPDFEFDLKINVTSFKVKVPGQLTIIVNGSRLNAAAKKALSKARRGDIINIYGIEATANGTKLKKVLPVAIELTN
- a CDS encoding response regulator transcription factor — encoded protein: MRNQKIFIADDHPILLKGLEDLLLEKHFKVVGKATDGQEALNFILKNKPDIAILDVEMPLKTGIEIAKYCKKLKLKTKIILITLHKEIDLYLMAKKIGVFGYILKEFALDEIEVCIESVTNDIPYFSKELKKHIGFTEESDTVLKDLSLSEKRILKLISQHKTNKEIGHLLFISPRTVEKHRSRIILKLDLSHETGSLLTWVLKNKHLFK
- the gldL gene encoding gliding motility protein GldL → MAQSRSYKKTMNFVYGMGAAVVIIGALFKIQHFSIGPLTGGIMLTIGLVTEALVFAISAFDTPEDDLDWSKVYPELGADGIESEREEAGAQGLLSQKLDNLLQEANIDASLMASLGNSMKNFQGAAEGLSAASESISSTNKYNEQVSMAAVQMETLNNLYKVQVENTTKQSELNGAVVENTEKLKEQMESLAKNLSSLNGVYGGMLSAMSK
- the gldK gene encoding gliding motility lipoprotein GldK; protein product: MKKAAIFALLITVFYSCGSNDRGELVGIKAKKKWFSEKPFGMALIPGGSFTMGKQDQDIIGTMNAPTKTVTVRPYYMDETEITNNEYKEFVFWVRDSVVRTRLGYQQEFVAMGATPDPTGAGLSGGIHEYAFAVADTTDANAYQKYMYDNYWSLGDGIDSIKPLNWENEIIWKKEDFPDVDYVEVMDSLFIPREEAVDGVRTFNTKFLKYRYSWFDRDNAARKGGNRKDFVETEVLNIYPDTTAWVKDFNYSYNDPMHQDYFYHQSYGDYPVVGVTWGQANAFCNWRTKKKNDYLKGRKNATSVPDFRLPTEAEWEYAARGGLEFATYPWGTGSTTSDRGCFLANFKPVRGNYAVDGALYTMEAKSFNANDYGLYNMAGNVSEWTNTAYNLSSYYMASTMNPNVEDRKNKRKIIRGGSWKDVAYFLEVGSRDYEYADTARSYIGFRTVQNYIGTTNK